From Candidatus Xianfuyuplasma coldseepsis:
AATTGCATTTGATTCATCTGGATCAATTAATGTTACCATTGCTGCAGCTAGTTTTGATAGGTTCCACGAGGTAATGTAGGGTTGTTTTTGATAGGAATAACGACCATTTCGATCAATCGATGAAAATGTTAATGATGGATCATACTCATCCAAAAAAGCACAGGGACCATAATCAATCGTTTCTCCTGATAACAGAACGTTATCGGTATTTAATACCCCATGGACAAATCCGAGAGACTGCCATTTCGCAACGAGTTCTGCTTGACGTTTGACAACCTGATCAAACAAGGCTAGATACAGTTTGTTCGAGTTCTTTATCTCAGGATAAAGGCGATCAATAGCATAATCGAGAAGCGACTGTAGAATCGTGGGTTCTTGGAGAGCACGTGCATACTCCACGGTACCGACACGAATGTGTGATTTTCCGATACGAATCAACATTGAACCATCTTGAGGTATGTCACGATATACAGTTTGATTGGTATCTAAAACAGCAAACGGACGTGTGGTCGGAACACCGAGTTGATACAAGGCTTCACTCATAAGATATTCTTTTAACGAGGACAACATGGTCGCATATCCATCGCCACGACGTGAGAATGGGGTTGGTCCAGATCCTTTGACGTGAACATCATAGCGTTGATTCTGATGATGTAATTCACCAAGCATCATCGCTCGACCATCTCCAAGCATAGTAAAGTGACCATACTGATGTCCGGCATAAGCCATGGCAAAAAGATCGTCATGGTTCCCATTTATAATCATCATATCGTCTTCTTGTAAGAGGATGTTAAAATCATTAACAACCGCATCATTTAAATAGCGAATTGCATACTGTGTCGTCTGTGATTTTTCCAACCGTGCATACAAACTATGTGGCAGTTCCAAATAACTGTGTTTAGAATATAATTTTCCCATGGTTCCTCCTGTTAAAAAACGCCTACATTTAGGCGTTTATTGTAAGTATCGTTCAATTGCAAGTGCAGCCATTTTTCCTTCACCGATGGCCCATTTAATTAAGCTTTGGCCACGGCGTGCATCACCGCAAATAAAGATGTTTTCTTTGTTGGTTGTAAAGACGTCGGTATCTTTATTGTGAACACTGCGGTCCAGTTCCACATCAAATGCGTCAAGTGCTTCTTCTAAGGGACCTAAAAACCCGATGGCGACAAATACTAAGTCCGCTTCCATTTCTCCATTGAGATTATTGAATTCAATCTTCGTTCCATTCTCATCACGAACAAAATCAACTTGATCGGTGACAACCTTGGCAACACAACCTTCTCCATCGCAATCAATGAACTTAACGGCGGTTTTTTGGTATAAACGAATTTCATCTTCGTCAAAATCGTACGAGTTCTTTTTCCGTGGTTGATCTTTGGGGCTAATCTCTAATTGTCGTACGGATTTTGCGCCTTGACTGAGCGCTGTAGCAACACAATCATTTGCAGTATCTCCACCACCAATGATGACAACATTTTTTCCTTTGGCATCGATTTTGAGTGGGGATCCATCTAGAAGATGTTTCGTATTGTCGGTTAGATACTCCATTGCGAAAAAGATATTGCTGAGTTGTCGTCCATCAATGCTGATGTCGCGTGCTTTTTCGGCACCGGTTGCTAATAATACAGCATCGTACTCGCTTGATATTGTATTGGCGACATCTTCTTTGGTGACGTTGGTATTCAAGATGAACTCGACACCGAGATCTTGTAAAATTTGAGCTTTCTTTAAGACGTTGTTTTTATTTAATTTCATTTGTGGGATTCCATACATTAGTATTCCACCAGGACGATCATGTTTTTCATACATTGTGACGTTGTACCCATCACTTGCTAACACTTGGGCTGCTGCCATCCCTGAAGGACCGGTTCCAATAATTGCGATACGTTTGCTCATAGTTATTTCCTTCCTAATTATAAAGTTCCTAAATAACATCGTTATTATATCACTTTTATCTATACAATACAAATGACATTGTAACATTTTTATGTTTTTGTTTGCATACATACAAGTGTGTGAATTTCATTGCAAGTCATCGCATTATTTATGTAGTTTAATCAAAATCGATTGCATTTAAATTTGTACATTGTAAAATGTAAGTGTGAAGAAATTGATTAGGAGGTTCTCTATGAGACGACTATTAATAGCAGTACTTGGATTGTTATTTCTTACCGGTTGTAACGCCTTAAATGAAGGTAAGATAGTAATTCCAGAATACTGTAGTGAAGGCTTCCACTTAGTGGGAGATTTATGTGTGGAAAATGATGATACCACACCTACAGAAGCACAATTTACAAGCAGTGACGACTTAATGAGTTTAGTCGCTGATTTCAATGAACGGTATGACAGCGCATCGCCATTCATCGCGACCCGTGGAGGTTGGGTTGATATGGAATTCGATGCTACTGCAGAAGACGCACCGACTGCTACCAATGATGAACAAGGCAGTGATGATTATTCGGAAACCAATAATCAAGTTGAAGGTGTCGATGAAATGGACAATGTATTAACCGATGGAAAATACTTGTACATTACCAATTATAATAAGGTTCAAATTGTTCTTGCCTATACGATAGAATCGGGTATCAACAATATGGCCTTGGTGGAAGAAATCACCTTTGATGAATTACAAGGAGATCACGATTACTTCTACTTCACCGGACTCTATGTGGATGAGGAACGTCTATTAATTGTTGGCCATTCATACGATTATGCGTGTGACGTCTACTATGATGAAAAGATCGATGAAGAAGGTGATGTGACTACTGAAGATGATATCTATTATCAAGAATGTTGGTATTATCGCAGTACGACAACAACACATGTATTTGAATATGACAAAGCGGATTTCTCACTAGTAAACGAATACCAAATGAGCGGATATTTTGTTGGTTCTCGTAAAATTGATGATAACATGTACTTCGTTACCAATGAATACATCCCATTCTACCTAGCTGAAACCGATGAAAACTTTGATTTGGATCAATATTTACCATCGTATAACGTCAATGGTCAAGATGTATTCTTAGACTATGAAGATATTCTATATATGGATGGTACCCAACCATACAACTTCACCAGTTTCTTTGGAATTAATTTAGAAACCAAAGAAGTATCTACGGAAGTCGTTCTTGGTGAAGGTGGATACAACATGTATGTCTCTACCAATAATATTTATTTCACAGGTACTTCTTGGAATTTCAATATGGATGTATTGGTAGCTGTTGAAGAAGCTGTTGAGGCAGATGATGAAGAAGCCTTGGATGAGATTGATGATAATCCTTATGAAATCAGTACTAGCATTATGAAGTTATCAATTAATGATGGAATTGTTGATTTTGTAGCAGAAACCAGTGTTCCCGGTTCTGGATTGGATCAATTTGCCTTTGATGAACACAATGGATATTTACGCCTCGTAACCACCGAATTTAACTGGTGGTGGGGATGGTGGATGGAAGATGCTACCGAAAATGAAATCAACAACCGCCTCTATGTCCTCGATGAAGACTTGAATGTTGTCAGTACCTTAGAAGGTATTGGCAAGCCTGGAGAAAGCGTTCAAAGCGTTCGCTTCGTTGGTGATTATGCCTATGTTGTTACCTTCTTACGGACCGACCCATTCTATGTCATTGACTTAAGTGATCCAGCAAACCCTGTTAAATTAAGTGAACTTATCATACCTGGATTTAGTGATTACCTACAACCCATCAATGAAGATTACATCTTAGGTATTGGATATGGTGATAACGATGGTGGAACCAATGGATTAAAAATCTCATTGTATGATGTATCCGATAAAACAGAAGCTGTTGTAGCAAGTGAACTTATCTATCCATACTCTGATAATTCATATATGTGGACAAGCACCTTATACAACCACAAAGATTTAGTTGTATCGGTCGATAAAGGAATCATCGCACTGCCATACAACCGTTATGAATATGGTAGTACCGAAGACAATTGGTGGTATCGTTATAACACCGGTGTCCTCGTGTTAAACTTGGACATTGAAGACGGTGAAATCAGTGAACGTGGTTGGGTCGAACACAGTGAATCCAACAGTTATGATACCTATGTATATAAATCCAAATTCATCAGTGATTACCTATTTACCATCAGTTCCAAATTTGTTATGGTATCACTCTTAGATGATCCGGAAACGATTCTCAATCAAGTTCAGATCGGTGAAAGTCGTGAGTACGATTATCCCGATGAAGAAGTCGAACCTGTTGATCCTGAAGTTGTCGATCCCGATACCGAAACGGGAACTGGTGATGCAACCGAAACAATCTACAGCGATTTCGTTCATGTATACAGTTGGGATGAAGCACTTCATATGGGGGAACATGAATACTTCGTATACGTATACAGTCCCACTTGTAGTGCATGTATAGAACTGGAAGAAATCATGCTTGAGTTTGTTCAAAGTAGTGACATTGAAGTCATCTTCTTGAACATTGGTGATGTGGACAATCTTGATGATTATCCATATGATGCATATCCATTATTGGCTCGCGTCAATCAAATGGATGTATTCGAAGAGTACTTAGGCAGCGATGAGATTTTTGGTTTTATTCAGTAATTACAAAAAGCCTTGCAAAAGGCTTTTTTTATGGAATTGTTGTATTGCGATACACATTTCTTAAAAATATATTATAATAGAACTAGTAAACCATAAGGAGAGACTGATGAGTGATAAATTAATTAAGTTCCGACATGAAAACGCAAAAGGGGTATTTCATTACGATGTATTCGAAGGTGATTTTGTGGCTTTATCAAAAACCGATACTGGAAAAATCAAGTACATTAAAGAACATGGAGCACTCGACATAACATTTGATATGGAAGACGATACCTATGACATTATGGCGGTGGATGTTATAGAAGATAAAGAGTACGTCCAAGCCGTATATGATCACTTCATGAAAACCAACAATGCCTGGTTTACCGATGGTATTGATGGACTGTGTGTCTTAAAATTTCACAAATGAAAAAGATTGGAATAGTCCAATCTTTTTTTCATTAATCAACGCGTAATGCTTCAACAGGATCTTTCTTCGCCGCGATTCGGCTTGGAATAAATCCACCGATAAACGTAAGAATTGTCGATGCAATTACTAATAGAATAAGATGCAACACATTTACTTGGGCTACATTAGCAAGGGATTCATCGTAGTTTACCGCAATCGAGTTGATCGGGAAGGTTAGGACAAAGGTAATCGCAATACCAAGCAATCCAGCAAAAGCACCAATAATGACACTTTCTGCATTAAAGACACGACTGATGTCTTTTTTACGTCCACCTAGAGAACGGATAATCCCAATTTCTTTGGTTCGTTCGAGAACACTGATGTAAATGATAACCCCGATCATGACACTACTAACAACAAGGGAAATCGAGGCAAACGCGGTTAGAACAACACTCACGGAAGTGATTAATGTTCCGAGGGTTTCACCGATTGCTTCAGCAAGATCGGTTTCAAAGATTTTATCATCGACATCTTTGCCTTCGTTGTAAACGGCAATATGATTCTTAATCGCTTCTTTGTGTTCGACACTATCGGTATATATTTGAATCAAGAACGGATTGGAGGTGTTACATCCTAAGAAGGATAGTAGCATCTCTTTTTGTTCTTCGGTGACATTGGTTAAGTCAAAAATACTGGTATCGCTGTTTAATTGGGTTGTACATATGGTTGAACCAGCATTGGCCTGCAGAAGTGTTGTTTTTAACTCGTACAAGTATTTGATACCACCATTGCTGTACTGAACCGTATCTCCAGTTGCTTCCACCAACCCAACTATCGTGACGGTAACGCCGTTATCGGCTACGGTTTCTAGTTCGCCGTAGTTGGGTAAGAAGATCCCACCTTGTTCAATATATAAATCGTCATTTAAGGCGACATATAATTCTTTTCCAAGGACATCTTCATAGTAAAGAGTTTCTGTGGAATCATATCCCAGTGCTTCAATGACTTCTTTTTCAACGACATTCCACTCATCCATTTGCAGAACAACCTCATATTGATTTTGCGGTAGAGTTCCTGCTTTAACGGTATAATACTCACCTAGTTCCTCTTCAGGAACAATAAAGGTACTAAATCCTAAGTCTTGGAGTTCAACAATCTCAGGAACCCCATCTCGTTCTGTAATCAAGGTAGGTGTGTATCCATATTCAAAATGCATATTGGTGTATACGTCTTCATTGAGTAATGCCAGATGATTTAAGAAGTTTTCGGTAAACAAGTTGGTATGCACAGCCATATCGGGATCATATACAACAATTTCATTCTCTTCGGCTCCCTCAGGAATATAGGAGGTCGCTCCTGCTCGATCAAAGCCGATCTGCATTTCTTCACGGCCAATCAGAATTGGTAAGCCAACCAATTGATCCTGTTCGACTTCATCCAGTTGACGACTAAATCCATTGGAGATGGACAACACCAGACCAACCCCAATAATCCCAATGCTTGACGCTAGTGCGGTAATCGTCGTACGGAATTTTTTGGTGCGGAGATTGTTAAAGGATAACTTTAGAGCCGTCCAGAAGTTCATTGCCGTTTTATTGGGTTCATACCCTTCATTTTTATCCGCTTCAACGGTTGAACCAGTGTCATGAACAATTTCTCCATCTTTTAATTCAATCGTGCGTGATGCATATTCGTCCGCATACATGCGTGCATGAGTAACCATGATGATGAGTTTATCTTTTCCGACTTCTTTGATTAGATTGAGAATCTCATGGGCTGTCGATGAATCAAGGGCACCCGTAGGTTCATCGGCTAAAATAATATCGGGATCGTTTAACAACGCACGCGCAATCGCAACTCGTTGTTTTTCACCACCGGATAATTTGGTTGGGGATTTGTGGATTTGATTTTCTAGACCAACTCG
This genomic window contains:
- a CDS encoding protein adenylyltransferase SelO, yielding MGKLYSKHSYLELPHSLYARLEKSQTTQYAIRYLNDAVVNDFNILLQEDDMMIINGNHDDLFAMAYAGHQYGHFTMLGDGRAMMLGELHHQNQRYDVHVKGSGPTPFSRRGDGYATMLSSLKEYLMSEALYQLGVPTTRPFAVLDTNQTVYRDIPQDGSMLIRIGKSHIRVGTVEYARALQEPTILQSLLDYAIDRLYPEIKNSNKLYLALFDQVVKRQAELVAKWQSLGFVHGVLNTDNVLLSGETIDYGPCAFLDEYDPSLTFSSIDRNGRYSYQKQPYITSWNLSKLAAAMVTLIDPDESNAIDLLNQSLAEFEMLYTQYYYEHMAKKLGLVPMQESDKKLIDELLELMQRNKVDYTNTFYQLTCNDYDSLPFSMVEWTLFHDKWIKREPKHDIMKQVNPVVIPRNHLVLQAIEQAAFDDNDELFRTLIDVYKDPYNYDRDVNPKFQEPNPNKERFVTYCGT
- a CDS encoding FAD-dependent oxidoreductase; translation: MSKRIAIIGTGPSGMAAAQVLASDGYNVTMYEKHDRPGGILMYGIPQMKLNKNNVLKKAQILQDLGVEFILNTNVTKEDVANTISSEYDAVLLATGAEKARDISIDGRQLSNIFFAMEYLTDNTKHLLDGSPLKIDAKGKNVVIIGGGDTANDCVATALSQGAKSVRQLEISPKDQPRKKNSYDFDEDEIRLYQKTAVKFIDCDGEGCVAKVVTDQVDFVRDENGTKIEFNNLNGEMEADLVFVAIGFLGPLEEALDAFDVELDRSVHNKDTDVFTTNKENIFICGDARRGQSLIKWAIGEGKMAALAIERYLQ
- a CDS encoding beta-propeller domain-containing protein translates to MRRLLIAVLGLLFLTGCNALNEGKIVIPEYCSEGFHLVGDLCVENDDTTPTEAQFTSSDDLMSLVADFNERYDSASPFIATRGGWVDMEFDATAEDAPTATNDEQGSDDYSETNNQVEGVDEMDNVLTDGKYLYITNYNKVQIVLAYTIESGINNMALVEEITFDELQGDHDYFYFTGLYVDEERLLIVGHSYDYACDVYYDEKIDEEGDVTTEDDIYYQECWYYRSTTTTHVFEYDKADFSLVNEYQMSGYFVGSRKIDDNMYFVTNEYIPFYLAETDENFDLDQYLPSYNVNGQDVFLDYEDILYMDGTQPYNFTSFFGINLETKEVSTEVVLGEGGYNMYVSTNNIYFTGTSWNFNMDVLVAVEEAVEADDEEALDEIDDNPYEISTSIMKLSINDGIVDFVAETSVPGSGLDQFAFDEHNGYLRLVTTEFNWWWGWWMEDATENEINNRLYVLDEDLNVVSTLEGIGKPGESVQSVRFVGDYAYVVTFLRTDPFYVIDLSDPANPVKLSELIIPGFSDYLQPINEDYILGIGYGDNDGGTNGLKISLYDVSDKTEAVVASELIYPYSDNSYMWTSTLYNHKDLVVSVDKGIIALPYNRYEYGSTEDNWWYRYNTGVLVLNLDIEDGEISERGWVEHSESNSYDTYVYKSKFISDYLFTISSKFVMVSLLDDPETILNQVQIGESREYDYPDEEVEPVDPEVVDPDTETGTGDATETIYSDFVHVYSWDEALHMGEHEYFVYVYSPTCSACIELEEIMLEFVQSSDIEVIFLNIGDVDNLDDYPYDAYPLLARVNQMDVFEEYLGSDEIFGFIQ
- a CDS encoding ATP-binding cassette domain-containing protein, giving the protein MLVLKDIIKDYPVGDRQFRALNKVNMELHKGEFVAILGPSGCGKTTTLNIVGGLDRYTSGDLIINGTSTRDFKEKDWDAYRNNSIGFVFQSYNLINHLSVLDNVELGMTLSGVAPKERKERAIKVLKRVGLENQIHKSPTKLSGGEKQRVAIARALLNDPDIILADEPTGALDSSTAHEILNLIKEVGKDKLIIMVTHARMYADEYASRTIELKDGEIVHDTGSTVEADKNEGYEPNKTAMNFWTALKLSFNNLRTKKFRTTITALASSIGIIGVGLVLSISNGFSRQLDEVEQDQLVGLPILIGREEMQIGFDRAGATSYIPEGAEENEIVVYDPDMAVHTNLFTENFLNHLALLNEDVYTNMHFEYGYTPTLITERDGVPEIVELQDLGFSTFIVPEEELGEYYTVKAGTLPQNQYEVVLQMDEWNVVEKEVIEALGYDSTETLYYEDVLGKELYVALNDDLYIEQGGIFLPNYGELETVADNGVTVTIVGLVEATGDTVQYSNGGIKYLYELKTTLLQANAGSTICTTQLNSDTSIFDLTNVTEEQKEMLLSFLGCNTSNPFLIQIYTDSVEHKEAIKNHIAVYNEGKDVDDKIFETDLAEAIGETLGTLITSVSVVLTAFASISLVVSSVMIGVIIYISVLERTKEIGIIRSLGGRKKDISRVFNAESVIIGAFAGLLGIAITFVLTFPINSIAVNYDESLANVAQVNVLHLILLVIASTILTFIGGFIPSRIAAKKDPVEALRVD